TATCAGTATTTTCTCTGGAACCAAATATTTGATCAGTGGATGAGGCTAGACTAAACTCAAGGTACATTTACATAAACATTTGCACAGTTTTGCTTACACAAATGAAatgctaaaaataataataataaaataaatgaataaaagttaaaaaacctAATATGCCATTAGACTCTTCATTCTTGGTCCTGTGATGGAATTTTCTGTTAATAAAGTCTGTAACGTGATCAGCTGTGGCCAAGCTTTTTGAAATACTACATGCAGGAGAGCTGACACAAATCAAACATCACAGTTCTACAGTCACGAGAGCTCTGTCCTGGGGACATTGCAGCTTGTCTTTTataccttcacacacacacacacacacacacacgcacacacacctcctGTACCTTAGAGTTTCTTTGCCACCCGCGTTGTTGCTGGGCAGAGAGCCACTCCCACTATCTTTCTCCAAGAAGCACCTGGCGCTGGCCTCTCTGGGAATTTTCATACAGTCAGCAGATAACATAGCTGAGCATGCTACACCATGTCATATTGACCTTCAAATAAAGGATATGCAAAACTCTGCGGTGAATTTCAAACACCCTAAATCTAAATGtgagaataaacaaaaaaattttTCATCACAGTCCCAGCAAGCCGATCCATGCTGATCCATCTGTGAGTCCTACCTGTAAAACTGGATAAACGAAACTATTACTTATCATTAATGTGCACACTAATGTGCAGCACATGCATGCAAGAAGGATTACTTTAGAGCACAGCTAATGGGGATCCTGTAAAAGATGAAAACACATGATTACAAGTTTCCCACCTTCCACACAGCATTGATATTTCACCTGATGCTTCTATTTGTTTTGATATTTCGTGTTGAAATCCTCAAAGAGTTACTACATGAAAATGTAACATAGACACAATGCACTGTAATAAATGCTACTCTTTTAAGGTTTGTCCAACCTTTTTAGTGTAATTAGAAAATGATGATTCAGGTAGAGAAACATAAAGGTGTTTCTGTTCTCTGGTGCATAGTCTGAGGGGGAGGAGTAACAAGAGcaaataaaagcagcaaaagaTCGAGTTCAACGTGGAATGAAGACAGACTCTCTCAGCTAAAAGGAACATGGGGAATGGTGAGATCATTTAAACATATATTAGCATTTCTTTTAAACTTCATCAGGTCAAAGGTGATACGATTTCGtagatttaaacatttttttgttttggttttaggTAACATCAGTTCAGCTGCAAATCAATCCTCTGGGCTGGAAGCAGCttccacacacatacaaacagccTCCATTGTCATCtactgtgtgatttttatagTTGGAACTCTGGGCAATGCTCTGGTTATCTACGTGACGGGCttcaaaatgcagaaaacagtggAGACAGTTTGGTTTCTCAACTTGGCCATAGCTGATTTTCTCTTCACAGCCTTCCTGGTTTTCTCAatcatttctctctctcagagtCGCCGATGGGCTTTTGGACAATTCATGTGCAAGCTCAACACCTTTGTGAGTGTAGTCAACATGTTTGCCAGCATCTTTACTCTGACAGCCATGAGTTTGGATCGTTATTTGTCCACCTGGGTGGTGGTGTGGGCACACAACAAGCGCACAGTCTGCAAAGCTCAGCTTGTATGTGTTGGTATCTGGCTTGTTGCTGCGGTCTGCAGCACTCCTTATGTCACTTTTCGCACTGTTTCAGAAAGCAATGGGAGTCATTACTGCCACTACAATTTTACAAGCAAGGAATCAACATGGAGTCTATATACTTTTCGCTTTCTTATGGGCTTTGTGATTCCATTCCTGGTAATACTTGTGACTTATGTGGCCATTGGCATCCGGGCAATGCGCATGCCGAGAACAAGGCGACAGAGATCTTGTCGAATCATTTTCGCCATCATTTTTACATTCTTCATCTGCTGGTTGCCCTTCC
This sequence is a window from Oreochromis aureus strain Israel breed Guangdong linkage group 11, ZZ_aureus, whole genome shotgun sequence. Protein-coding genes within it:
- the LOC116319821 gene encoding chemokine-like receptor 1, which encodes MGNGNISSAANQSSGLEAASTHIQTASIVIYCVIFIVGTLGNALVIYVTGFKMQKTVETVWFLNLAIADFLFTAFLVFSIISLSQSRRWAFGQFMCKLNTFVSVVNMFASIFTLTAMSLDRYLSTWVVVWAHNKRTVCKAQLVCVGIWLVAAVCSTPYVTFRTVSESNGSHYCHYNFTSKESTWSLYTFRFLMGFVIPFLVILVTYVAIGIRAMRMPRTRRQRSCRIIFAIIFTFFICWLPFHVFNFIELKDNPDLRNIVTIVGPLTVSLAFLNSCLNPILYVFMCEEFMKKFRQSICFVLESALAEDHMSFMSTHSMSLTLFKTFQKSNAAATSNRTDTADLKSFTESKVITEETLNTD